From one Catenuloplanes nepalensis genomic stretch:
- a CDS encoding catalase, protein MPEAERATVIRAIEAMEKHTATVPGYRRAHPRGVLFHATFTPAPDIAKLTTAEHLAGPPVTALVRLSTAPGNPHAPDRKPDGRGTTLGLGIRFDLPAGGHATWAAASIPAFPARTPKEFVQVTKLQNPATGKPSPWILAHAATHRHILPGLRAIATIPVRASFATTRYNGLHAYFLVAPDGTRRAFRYHWLPDAGEETLTDEPRPPHYLIDEILQRGTASWSLVFTLAEPGDPTDDVTAQWPDSRQTVQAGTLRLDATVEDQAALDATVFDPTGVVPGIELSDDPILHFRSQVYGESFTRRTHEERPEGY, encoded by the coding sequence GTGCCGGAAGCCGAGCGCGCGACCGTCATCCGCGCCATCGAGGCCATGGAGAAGCACACCGCGACCGTCCCCGGATACCGGCGGGCGCATCCGCGTGGCGTCCTCTTCCACGCCACGTTCACCCCGGCGCCGGACATCGCGAAGCTGACCACGGCGGAGCACCTGGCCGGGCCGCCGGTCACCGCGCTGGTCCGGCTGTCCACCGCGCCGGGCAACCCCCACGCGCCGGATCGTAAGCCGGACGGCCGGGGCACGACGCTCGGACTGGGCATCCGGTTCGACCTGCCGGCCGGCGGCCACGCGACGTGGGCCGCGGCCAGCATCCCCGCGTTCCCTGCCCGTACCCCGAAGGAATTCGTCCAGGTCACGAAGCTGCAGAACCCGGCGACCGGCAAGCCGAGCCCGTGGATCCTCGCGCACGCCGCCACCCACCGGCACATCCTGCCCGGGCTCAGGGCGATCGCGACCATTCCCGTCCGGGCCAGCTTCGCGACCACCCGCTACAACGGCCTCCACGCGTACTTCCTGGTCGCCCCGGACGGGACACGGCGCGCGTTCCGCTACCACTGGCTCCCCGACGCGGGCGAGGAGACGCTCACCGACGAGCCACGCCCGCCGCACTACCTGATCGACGAGATCCTGCAACGGGGTACGGCGTCCTGGTCGCTGGTGTTCACCCTGGCCGAGCCCGGCGATCCCACCGACGACGTGACCGCCCAGTGGCCGGACTCCCGCCAGACGGTCCAGGCCGGCACCCTGCGCCTCGACGCCACGGTCGAGGACCAGGCCGCGCTCGACGCGACCGTCTTCGACCCCACCGGCGTCGTCCCCGGCATCGAGCTGTCCGACGACCCGATCCTGCACTTCCGATCCCAGGTGTACGGCGAGTCCTTCACCCGCCGTACCCACGAGGAACGCCCCGAAGGCTACTGA
- a CDS encoding YbaK/EbsC family protein has protein sequence MFLHERVRRVRAALDEHGAATEIVELPSPAPTAAAAAEQLGCPVGAIANSLVFAVDGAPLLVLTSGAHRVDTRLLAPFLGVSRNRIRRAAPEFVLAATGQEVGGVAPVGHPLPIRALVDVTLSDYEHVWAGAGMHHSVFRTSFTELLTLTGGEPAVVSSEQTPSKQVL, from the coding sequence ATCTTCTTGCACGAGAGAGTGCGCCGGGTGCGGGCCGCGCTGGACGAGCACGGTGCCGCCACGGAGATCGTCGAACTGCCCTCTCCGGCGCCGACCGCGGCGGCAGCGGCGGAGCAGCTCGGGTGTCCCGTCGGGGCGATCGCCAACAGCCTGGTCTTCGCCGTCGACGGTGCGCCGCTCCTGGTGCTGACCAGCGGCGCGCACCGCGTGGACACCAGGCTTCTCGCCCCGTTCCTGGGCGTCAGCCGGAACAGGATCCGGCGTGCCGCGCCCGAGTTCGTTCTCGCGGCGACCGGCCAGGAGGTCGGCGGGGTGGCGCCGGTCGGGCATCCCCTGCCCATCCGCGCGCTGGTCGACGTCACGCTGAGCGACTACGAACACGTCTGGGCCGGTGCCGGAATGCATCACTCCGTTTTCCGCACCTCGTTCACCGAACTGCTCACGCTGACCGGCGGCGAACCGGCCGTGGTCTCCAGCGAGCAAACGCCATCGAAACAGGTCCTCTGA
- a CDS encoding class I SAM-dependent methyltransferase: MAVGDEQRTASGAGLMRALEQRAERPLFDDPLAGRLLGGWQAVMVGNRVLRWAFLRFMERIGPGFYGAVVCRTRVIDDACRDALAGGIRQVVIVGAGMDTRAYRMPEMSRARVWELDLTVVQAGKRAALARVLPEPPGHVRYAPFDLATQPVGEVLATAGGDLGAPTLVLCEAVLMYLPAGAFDGLLAYAGSLAPGSRLVLTYLPRGVHDDPRHAGWARRLSWQAAFDAPEMAARLAGCGLRVRADLGAEEHRELLLRPLGRSLDVFAGERVVIADA; encoded by the coding sequence ATGGCGGTCGGTGACGAGCAGAGGACGGCGTCCGGTGCGGGGTTGATGCGGGCGCTGGAGCAGCGGGCCGAGCGGCCGTTGTTCGACGACCCGCTCGCCGGGCGGCTGCTGGGCGGGTGGCAGGCGGTGATGGTGGGCAACCGGGTGCTGCGGTGGGCGTTCCTGCGGTTCATGGAGCGGATCGGGCCCGGTTTCTACGGCGCGGTCGTGTGCCGTACCCGGGTGATCGACGACGCGTGCCGGGACGCGCTCGCCGGCGGGATCCGGCAGGTCGTCATCGTCGGCGCGGGGATGGACACCCGGGCGTACCGGATGCCGGAGATGTCCCGGGCCCGCGTGTGGGAGCTCGACCTGACCGTGGTGCAGGCCGGCAAGCGGGCGGCGCTGGCGCGGGTGCTCCCCGAGCCGCCGGGCCACGTGCGGTACGCGCCGTTCGATCTCGCCACGCAGCCGGTGGGCGAGGTGCTGGCCACCGCGGGCGGCGACCTCGGCGCGCCGACGCTGGTGCTGTGCGAGGCCGTCCTGATGTATCTGCCGGCCGGCGCGTTCGACGGACTCCTGGCGTACGCCGGGAGTCTGGCACCGGGCAGCCGGCTCGTGCTGACCTACCTGCCGCGCGGCGTCCACGACGACCCGCGGCACGCCGGCTGGGCGCGGCGGCTGAGCTGGCAGGCCGCGTTCGACGCGCCGGAGATGGCCGCGCGGCTGGCCGGGTGCGGGCTGCGGGTCCGCGCCGACCTGGGCGCCGAGGAGCACCGGGAGCTGCTGTTGCGGCCGCTCGGCCGGAGCCTGGACGTGTTCGCGGGGGAGCGCGTCGTGATCGCGGACGCCTGA
- a CDS encoding class I SAM-dependent methyltransferase yields the protein MIDPEILAYYEHGLEQERLSAEQRRIEFLRIWDLLERYLPTAPARVLDVGGGAGVYALPLAAAGYEVHLIDPVPLHVEQAEAASRAASAPLASTTVGDARALDAEEASADAVLLLGPLYHLTGRDDRIKALREARRVLRPGGVVLAKALSRFYPLFEGIALGTPVEQDEFDKNITFLADGQYRNPGGDPTQFTTSYFHRPEDLAEEVQEAGLEVRALVGASGSVKLLPQLPERLKEPEQRKRVLDLLRLLESEPSILGMSQNFVAIGQAPSAP from the coding sequence ATGATCGATCCCGAGATCCTTGCATATTACGAGCACGGGCTGGAACAAGAGCGATTGAGTGCCGAGCAGCGGCGGATCGAGTTCCTGCGGATCTGGGACCTGCTGGAGCGTTACCTGCCCACAGCGCCTGCACGAGTACTGGATGTAGGCGGCGGAGCCGGCGTCTACGCGCTCCCGCTCGCCGCGGCCGGATACGAGGTGCACCTGATCGATCCGGTGCCGCTGCACGTGGAACAGGCTGAGGCCGCTTCCCGCGCTGCGTCCGCTCCGTTGGCCAGCACGACTGTCGGAGACGCGCGGGCGTTGGACGCCGAAGAGGCCTCTGCGGATGCCGTCCTGCTCCTCGGGCCGCTTTACCACCTGACAGGCAGGGACGACCGGATCAAGGCGCTGCGAGAGGCCCGGCGGGTTCTTCGGCCGGGCGGTGTGGTCCTGGCGAAGGCGCTGTCCCGGTTCTACCCACTCTTCGAGGGCATCGCCCTTGGCACACCGGTCGAGCAGGACGAATTCGACAAGAACATCACGTTCCTCGCCGACGGGCAGTACCGCAACCCTGGTGGCGACCCGACTCAGTTCACCACGTCCTACTTCCACCGGCCTGAGGATCTCGCTGAGGAAGTGCAGGAGGCCGGCCTGGAGGTGCGCGCGCTCGTCGGCGCCAGCGGCAGCGTCAAGCTGCTGCCGCAACTCCCCGAGCGGCTGAAAGAACCCGAGCAGCGCAAGCGGGTTCTCGATCTGCTGCGACTACTCGAGAGCGAACCATCGATCCTCGGAATGAGCCAGAACTTCGTCGCAATCGGTCAGGCACCCAGCGCACCCTGA